The bacterium DNA segment GTCTTGGTGGACTTATTGGCGATATAACGTATACCGGTGACCTTGCATATTTTATGCCGTGGATAGGATTAGGAGAAAAATTCCATATCGGTAAGAACACTTCGTTCGGATTAGGTAAATACCAAATTATTTCTCACGGAGGATAAAACCATAATGTTAGCTGAAAAAATTATGCTTATATCTGTTGGAACTGGAGAAACCGTAGCGCATGGAATTATTCGTTCAATTGCCACGAATAATCCGACGGATATTATTTTTTTAGTTACTCGAGAGAGTGAATCGAAAACCTTACCGAAGATTGTCAACGACCGGATTATGCAAGGGCGGAACTATGCATCGCTTCTCTTAGCAGATAGCGATGATTTTGATGCGGTAGCAACCCAAGTGAAACAAGAAATTTATCGGTTACGGACAAAGAAACCGACTACCAATATTGCAATCGATTTTACCAGCGGAACGAAAGCGATGTCAGCGGCGTTAGTTTATGCTGGGATAGAATGCGGTGTGGATTCGTTCAGTTACATTTCCGGACGACGTGATTCGAACGGGAAGGTTATTTCCGGCGAAGAGAAAATAATTCAGTTTTCATTAAACCGCACCTATGCCAAATTACTCATTCGGCAAGCGGTCGAATTGTTTAATACGTTCCGTTACGATAGTTGTATAGCATTTTTACAACAGGTGAAACCATTAACCGCTGCACCGGAAATACGACAGCCGGTATCGGTGCTTGACCAATTAGCTGCAGGGTATTCCGCCTGGGATCGATTCGATATCAAATCAGCGTATGAGATATTTTTCGCGTTGAATAAAACTGATGATATCGATAAAATCTTACGTGCGTGGGGTATAAAATCGAAATTTGAATCCCATCTCCAATATCTACGAATGGAACGCGACCAGCAGTTTAGTCTCCATCAGGCGATAGATTTATTTGCGAATGCGCAACGGCGCGCTAAAACCGAAAAGAAGTTTGATGATGCACTTGCCCGATTATATCGGTTAACCGAATATTTAGCGCAAGTGCGATTAGCTCATTATAACCTCTATAAGCGAGTGAACAATCAGGAGGTTGATA contains these protein-coding regions:
- a CDS encoding TIGR02710 family CRISPR-associated CARF protein, with product MLISVGTGETVAHGIIRSIATNNPTDIIFLVTRESESKTLPKIVNDRIMQGRNYASLLLADSDDFDAVATQVKQEIYRLRTKKPTTNIAIDFTSGTKAMSAALVYAGIECGVDSFSYISGRRDSNGKVISGEEKIIQFSLNRTYAKLLIRQAVELFNTFRYDSCIAFLQQVKPLTAAPEIRQPVSVLDQLAAGYSAWDRFDIKSAYEIFFALNKTDDIDKILRAWGIKSKFESHLQYLRMERDQQFSLHQAIDLFANAQRRAKTEKKFDDALARLYRLTEYLAQVRLAHYNLYKRVNNQEVDTEAIDLDRLAQLLPAQRLATYRNRTDPSSGKLRLALVESYRLLAELNDNLGKMFCNEYNQSDLKKLLTARNTSILAHGFQPIPESLYDQLEKKLERLIVVAFPEQHEHETMSQLLKTIQFPKISLEQIVT